The following are encoded together in the Anopheles nili chromosome 3, idAnoNiliSN_F5_01, whole genome shotgun sequence genome:
- the LOC128725353 gene encoding protein Wnt-1: MNLVTVFMVCLMAISAWAEVESKSKPGRGRGSMWWGIAKAGEPNNISPLAPGMPYLDPAIHATLRRKQRRLVRENPDVLAAIAKGAILAINECQHQFRARRWNCSTRNFLRGKNLFGKIVERGCRETAFIYAITSAAVTHSVARACSEGSIEACTCDYSHHNRAPETNNKGAVAGVGDWEWGGCSDNIGFGFKFSREFVDTGERGRTLREKMNLHNNEAGRAHVQQEMRQECKCHGMSGSCTMKTCWMRLNSFRTIGDILKDRFDGASRVMVSNSQRSTSVNENTLTNRAGATNLKTNTNSVGSASPNSVLSNSIHARGHQQKRVNRYNFQLKPYNPEHKPPGLKDLVYLEPSPGFCERNPRLGIQGTHGRQCNDTSIGVDGCDLMCCGRGYRTQEVTVVERCACTFHWCCEVKCKLCRTKKIIHTCL, translated from the exons ATGAATCTAGTGACGGTGTTTATGGTGTGCCTGATGGCCATCAGTGCCTGGGCGGAGGTGGAAAGCAAATCCAAGCCTGGCCGAGGCCGGGGCTCGATGTGGTG GGGCATCGCAAAGGCAGGCGAACCAAACAACATCTCCCCACTGGCACCCGGTATGCCCTACCTGGACCCGGCCATCCACGCCACGCTGCGCCGAAAGCAGCGTCGGTTGGTGCGTGAAAACCCGGACGTCCTGGCTGCGATCGCCAAAGGAGCCATCCTGGCCATCAACGAGTGCCAGCATCAGTTCCGGGCACGCCGCTGGAACTGCTCGACGAGGAACTTCCTGCGTGGCAAGAATCTGTTCGGCAAGATCGTCGAAAGAG GTTGTCGTGAAACGGCATTTATCTATGCGATCACCAGTGCCGCGGTAACGCACAGCGTAGCGCGAGCCTGCAGCGAAGGCTCGATCGAGGCGTGCACTTGCGATTACTCGCACCACAACCGTGCGCCAGAGACGAACAACAAGGGTGCGGTGGCAGGCGTCGGTGATTGGGAGTGGGGTGGTTGCAGTGACAACATCGGCTTTGGCTTCAAGTTTTCCCGCGAATTCGTCGACACCGGTGAGCGCGGTCGAACGCTGCGCGAGAAAATGAACCTGCACAACAACGAGGCGGGCCGAGCG CATGTACAGCAAGAGATGCGTCAGGAGTGCAAGTGCCATGGTATGTCGGGCTCGTGTACGATGAAGACCTGCTGGATGCGGCTAAACAGCTTCCGCACGATTGGTGACATCCTGAAGGATCGCTTCGATGGTGCTTCGCGCGTTATGGTTAGCAACAGCCAGCGTAGCACCAGTGTCAACGAGAACACGCTCACCAACCGAGCTGGAGCGACTAACCTGAAGACGAACACGAACAGCGTCGGAAGCGCCAGTCCCAACAGCGTACTCAGCAACTCGATCCACGCCCGAGGCCACCAGCAGAAGCGCGTCAACCG GTACAACTTTCAGCTGAAACCGTACAACCCGGAGCACAAACCGCCCGGTCTGAAGGATCTCGTCTATCTCGAGCCTTCGCCGGGCTTCTGCGAACGCAATCCACGACTCGGCATCCAGGGGACGCACGGGCGCCAGTGCAACGACACCTCGATCGGTGTGGATGGGTGCGATCTGATGTGCTGCGGACGAGGCTACCGGACGCAGGAGGTCACCGTGGTGGAGCGCTGCGCCTGCACCTTCCACTGGTGCTGCGAGGTGAAGTGCAAGCTGTGCCGAACGAAGAAGATCATCCACACGTGCCTGTAA